Proteins from one Gasterosteus aculeatus chromosome 11, fGasAcu3.hap1.1, whole genome shotgun sequence genomic window:
- the dnaaf5 gene encoding dynein axonemal assembly factor 5, with product MATMAAGDEHAAPEVLRGLARHLNCLNEDNKATRKRALELIKRDTVDRGLSSSVLQEVFSALLKPLLKCLSDPMERCRETAITMITEFIRCVPKPEESLPYLMPCLAHRLGEKELLEPAEELRLAAVEMLTLAVEVCGKHLAPYLTEMMHILQRTVVDPFPDVRRESCKCTIDFAKCVPEHFHMQAESLVKPLMQTISHQHHRVRVSAIQATGAVIQHGTGKNVDDVLSHLAQRLFDDSPQVRKAVAAVVGDWLLHMRDRYSYFHKLIPLLLSGINDEIPEIRLLSADLWKQVGAQWEKENEEEIKDKMDFLLTPPPFYPPGVERPGLGCRELVLRNLGRLVPAVAHDMTDWLVPTRVRTSQLLSVLLLHAEDHSTQHLQPLLATLYSACTDTERDVVSNCLAAAQLLGTFVPPVVLLKLLLDHVTAPYSSSHPWTPLMVLAAVLGGCSRALLQPHLENIGNTLSLPEVCQEYQQVVYLEQLLCCVDVLLRQCESDTGSVSLQLLQVLVAVQSLSTEPRLSAKALDSVQLLSTVQGLDSPMELYRQHMGQLLDWLSGSVNTWSSFSPQRLQLHVIVTQSGPVIGEFVCQLMPLLSSCLQPDRDPEMRMNIFTMLAKLLLDATNTLDSKGHFRDESEKFLSDVLLPNLVWRAGRTAAAIRTSALSCLLALLHGGAVTPGQLLCLEDKVTPCVLSALEEDSEMSRLFACRSLSALLRLIGTNLHPEALNKIYPMLLKRLDDSSEEVRGVALRAVGLWLSCLTEDYNPEVWASHLQVLFQQLLLHLDDPDGSVQDQVLEILKSGSSVHPALLRKETEAVRDQQRSPLYCDQLLQHLSLVPAERPQ from the exons ATGGCAACCATGGCGGCCGGAGACGAACATGCTGCTCCCGAAGTATTGCGGGGACTCGCGAGACATTTGAACTGTCTGAACGAAGACAACAAGGCGACAAGAAAAAGGGCCCTTGAGCTCATTAAGAGAGACACTGTAGACCGAGGACTTTCCAGCAGCGTCTTACAGGAAGTGTTCTCCGCCCTCCTTAAACCTCTCCTCAAATGTCTCTCAGACCCGATGGAAAGATGCCGAGAAACCGCGATAACGATGATAACGGAGTTCATTCGTTGCGTCCCGAAGCCGGAGGAGTCGCTGCCGTATCTCATGCCCTGTCTGGCCCATCGGCTCGGGGAAAAAGAGCTCCTGGAGCCGGCGGAGGAGCTCCGGCTGGCGGCCGTGGAGATGTTGACGCTGGCCGTGGAGGTGTGCGGCAAGCATTTAGCGCCATATCTCACCGAAATGATGCACATACTGCAGAGAACCGTCGTCGATCCTTTTCCAGATGTCCGGAGGGAAAGCTGCAAGTGCACGATCGACTTCGCAAAGTGTGTGCCGG AGCACTTCCACATGCAGGCGGAGAGTCTTGTGAAGCCTCTGATGCAGACCATTTCCCATCAACACCACCGGGTACGAGTGTCTGCCATTCAAGCCACGGGGGCTGTCATTCAGCACGGCACCGGGAAGAACGTGGATGACGTGCTGTCTCACCTGGCGCAGAGACTGTTCGACGACTCGCCGCAG GTTAGAAAAGCCGTGGCAGCGGTCGTCGGCGATTGGCTGCTTCACATGAGGGACCGGTACTCTTATTTCCACAAACTCATCCCACTCCTCCTGAGCGGTATCAATGATGAGATCCCAGAAATAAG ACTCCTATCAGCTGATTTGTGGAAGCAGGTAGGAGCCCAGTGGGAGAAAGAGAATGAGGAAGAAATCAAGGATAAGATGGACTTTCTTCTTACCCCACCTCCCTTCTACCCACCCGGAG TCGAGCGTCCCgggctgggctgcagagagctCGTGCTGAGGAACCTGGGTCGGCTGGTGCCGGCCGTCGCCCACGACATGACTGACTGGCTGGTGCCCACGCGGGTCAGGACCTCTCAGCTGCTGtccgtgctgctgctccacgcCGAGGACCACAGCACCCAGCATCTGCAGCCTCTCCTGGCCACCCTCTACTCGGCCTGCACGGACACGGAGAGGGATGTGGTCAGCAAT tGCCTGGCAGCTGCTCAACTGTTGGGGACCTTTGTCCCTCCCGTTGTCCTCCTCAAGCTGCTCCTGGACCACGTGACAGCCCCCTACTCTTCCTCCCACCCCTGGACCCCCCTCATGGTGCTGGCCGCGGTGCTGGGGGGCTGCTCCCGAGCCCTCCTCCAACCACATCTCGAAAACATCGGCAACACACTGTCCCTGCCCGAAGTCTGCCAGGAATATCAACAG GTTGTGTACCTGGAGCAGTTGTTGTGCTGCGTGGATGTGCTGCTGCGTCAGTGTGAGTCAGACACGGGCTCCGTcagcctgcagctgctgcaggtgttgGTCGCTGTCCAGAGTCTCTCCACTGAGCCTCGTCTCAGCGCGAAG gccTTGGACAGTGTGCAGCTCCTGAGTACGGTGCAGGGCCTGGACTCGCCGATGGAGCTTTACAGACAACACATGGGCCAGCTGCTGGATTGGCTATCGGGCTCAGTGAACACCTGGTCCAGTTTCTCCCCACAGAGACTTCAACTGCACGTCATAGTCACACAATCAG GTCCAGTTATTGGAGAGTTCGTTTGCCAGCTGATGCCGCTGCTGTCCAGCTGCCTTCAACCGGACAGAGACCCAGAGATGAGGATGAACATCTTCACAATGCTTGccaagctgctgctggatgcAACCAACACACTGGATTCCAAGGG GCATTTCCGCGATGAGTCCGAGAAGTTCCTGTCTGACGTCTTGCTGCCCAACCTGGTGTGGCGTGCGGGTCGTACCGCTGCTGCCATCCGCACCTCGGCCCTCAGCTGTCTGCTGGCCCTGCTGCACGGAGGGGCCGTCACGCCGGGACAG TTGCTCTGTCTGGAAGACAAAGTGACTCCCTGTGTGCTGTCGGCCCTGGAGGAAGACTCTGAGATGAGCAGACTGTTCGCTTGTCGCTCCCTGTCTGCATTACTCCGACTCATAGGAACCAATCTGCACCCAGAGGCCCTCAACAAGATTTATCCCA TGCTGCTGAAGCGCCTGGACGACAGCAGCGAGGAGGTGCGCGGCGTTGCGCTGCGAGCCGTAGGCCTGTGGCTGTCCTGCCTGACCGAAGACTACAACCCTGAGGTCTGGGCTTCCCATCTGCAGGTCCTcttccagcagctcctgctgcACCTGGACGACCCCGACGGCTCCGTCCAGGACCAAGTGCTCG AGATCCTGAAGAGCGGCAGCTCGGTCCACCCGGCTCTTCTGAGAAAGGAGACGGAGGCCGTGAGAGACCAGCAGCGGAGTCCTCTGTACTGcgaccagctgctgcagcacctcaGCCTCGTGCCGGCAGAGCGTCCGCAGTGA